A single window of Lentilitoribacter sp. Alg239-R112 DNA harbors:
- the rplC gene encoding 50S ribosomal protein L3 — protein MRSGVVAQKVGMTRVYDDAGVHIPVTVLRLENCQVVGQRTEEKNGYTAVQVGVGKAKVKNTNKAERGQFAVASVEPKSKVVEFRVSADNLIEVGSEIVASHFVGGQLVDVTGTSIGKGFAGAMKRHNFGGLRASHGVSISHRSHGSTGACQDPGKVFKGKRMAGHMGQTRVTTQNLEIVSTDVDRGLLLIKGAVPGSKGTWVTVRDAIKVALPSDAPIPAGLRQAASTEAASEGAE, from the coding sequence ATGCGTTCAGGTGTAGTTGCACAGAAAGTAGGGATGACCCGGGTCTATGATGACGCCGGAGTACACATTCCTGTTACTGTTTTACGTCTGGAGAACTGCCAAGTGGTAGGTCAACGGACAGAAGAAAAGAATGGTTACACAGCCGTCCAGGTTGGTGTGGGCAAAGCAAAAGTTAAAAACACAAATAAGGCCGAGCGTGGTCAGTTTGCTGTTGCAAGTGTCGAGCCTAAGTCAAAAGTTGTTGAGTTTCGCGTTTCCGCGGACAACTTAATTGAAGTTGGCTCTGAGATTGTTGCAAGTCACTTTGTTGGTGGTCAGCTTGTTGATGTTACGGGTACTTCAATCGGTAAAGGTTTTGCTGGTGCTATGAAGCGTCATAACTTTGGTGGTTTACGCGCTTCTCATGGTGTTTCGATCTCCCACCGTTCACACGGTTCAACGGGTGCTTGTCAAGATCCTGGTAAGGTTTTCAAAGGTAAAAGAATGGCTGGTCACATGGGGCAAACCCGAGTGACTACTCAGAACCTAGAGATTGTATCTACTGATGTTGATCGTGGTTTGCTTTTGATTAAAGGTGCTGTGCCTGGTTCTAAAGGAACTTGGGTTACTGTTCGTGATGCGATTAAAGTTGCACTACCTTCAGATGCTCCTATTCCGGCAGGTCTTCGTCAAGCTGCTTCCACAGAAGCTGCAAGCGAGGGAGCTGAGTAA
- the rpsJ gene encoding 30S ribosomal protein S10, which yields MNGQNIRIRLKAFDHRILDTSTREIVSTAKRTGARVRGPVPLPTRIEKYTVNRSPHVNKKSREQFEMRTHKRLLDIVDPTPQTVDALMKLDLAAGVDVEIKL from the coding sequence ATGAACGGCCAAAATATCCGCATTCGCTTAAAAGCGTTTGATCACAGGATCCTCGATACGTCTACACGTGAAATCGTGTCGACTGCTAAGCGTACAGGTGCACGAGTTCGTGGTCCAGTTCCGCTTCCTACACGTATTGAGAAATACACTGTGAACCGGTCGCCGCACGTAAATAAGAAAAGCCGTGAGCAGTTTGAAATGCGCACACATAAAAGGCTTTTAGATATCGTTGATCCAACTCCGCAAACAGTTGATGCTCTTATGAAGCTAGACCTTGCGGCTGGTGTTGACGTAGAGATCAAACTTTAA
- the tuf gene encoding elongation factor Tu yields the protein MAKEKFERNKPHVNIGTIGHVDHGKTSLTAAITKFFGDFKAYDEIDGAPEERARGITISTAHVEYETENRHYAHVDCPGHADYVKNMITGAAQMDGAILVCSAADGPMPQTREHILLARQVGVPAIVVFLNKVDQVDDEELLELVEMEVRELLDSYEFPGDDIPIIKGSALAALEDSDKTIGEDAIRALMAEVDTYIPTPERPIDQPFLLPIEDVFSISGRGTVVTGRVERGVINVGEEIEIVGIRDTSKTTCTGVEMFRKLLDRGEAGDNVGVLLRGIDREGVERGQILCKPGSVKPHTKFAAEAYILTKEEGGRHTPFFTNYRPQFYFRTTDVTGVVSLQEGTEMVMPGDNVTVDVELIVPIAMEDQLRFAIREGGRTVGAGIVASITE from the coding sequence ATGGCAAAGGAAAAGTTTGAGCGCAATAAGCCTCACGTAAACATTGGCACGATTGGTCACGTTGATCATGGTAAAACGAGTTTGACAGCTGCTATCACGAAATTTTTTGGTGATTTTAAAGCTTACGACGAGATTGATGGTGCTCCCGAAGAGCGCGCACGTGGTATTACGATTTCGACAGCTCACGTTGAGTACGAAACAGAGAACCGTCACTATGCGCACGTTGATTGCCCAGGTCACGCCGATTACGTTAAAAACATGATCACTGGTGCGGCTCAAATGGATGGTGCTATCCTTGTTTGTTCAGCGGCTGATGGCCCGATGCCACAAACACGCGAGCACATTTTGCTTGCGCGTCAGGTTGGTGTTCCTGCGATCGTTGTTTTCCTGAACAAAGTTGACCAAGTTGATGATGAAGAGCTACTTGAACTTGTTGAAATGGAAGTTCGTGAACTTCTCGACAGCTATGAGTTCCCGGGTGATGATATTCCGATCATCAAAGGTTCTGCTTTGGCAGCTCTTGAAGATTCAGACAAAACAATTGGTGAAGATGCTATTCGTGCATTGATGGCTGAAGTTGATACTTATATCCCAACTCCAGAACGTCCAATTGATCAGCCATTCCTTCTTCCTATTGAAGATGTGTTCTCAATTTCAGGCCGTGGTACAGTTGTAACGGGTCGTGTTGAGCGTGGCGTTATCAATGTTGGTGAAGAGATCGAGATTGTTGGTATCCGTGATACATCTAAAACAACATGTACTGGTGTTGAGATGTTCCGTAAGCTTCTTGATCGTGGTGAAGCTGGCGATAATGTTGGTGTTCTACTTCGTGGTATCGACCGTGAAGGTGTTGAGCGTGGGCAAATTCTTTGTAAGCCTGGTTCAGTTAAGCCACACACAAAGTTTGCTGCAGAAGCATATATCTTGACTAAAGAAGAGGGTGGTCGTCACACACCATTCTTTACCAACTACCGTCCACAGTTCTACTTCCGTACAACTGATGTGACTGGTGTTGTGTCTTTGCAAGAAGGTACAGAAATGGTGATGCCAGGCGATAATGTAACAGTCGACGTTGAGTTGATCGTTCCAATCGCGATGGAAGACCAGCTTCGCTTTGCGATCCGTGAAGGCGGTCGTACAGTCGGTGCCGGTATCGTTGCATCAATCACTGAATAA
- a CDS encoding LysR family transcriptional regulator: protein MNIDIGNLRAFCVVAEKESFTLAAELLGATQSTISMRVKKLEQLLGNKLFDSSPHGVELTNFGTDFIPKAKDLLGAHDNTLHSITQQSEKQSFRLGVTYHGIDQNLPELLRILSEKLPQYRMSVSVLSSEELYAGLARLKLDTIVAKRLTGDHKGQSLFNGKLVWMASKDFEYEPDKPVPLVSLGSPCSLRQMAINSLNAAKIPWQEVFIGSNVFAVKAAISAGLGIACLEQRTLPADCKVLPEKIGLSPLPLTEFVLEATSSARKQDACMIDAITEYFEAQEG from the coding sequence ATGAATATTGATATCGGAAATCTTCGCGCGTTTTGCGTCGTTGCAGAAAAAGAAAGTTTCACCTTAGCGGCAGAACTTTTGGGCGCAACACAATCAACAATTTCAATGCGCGTTAAAAAGCTGGAACAATTATTAGGCAACAAATTGTTTGACAGCTCACCACATGGTGTTGAACTGACCAATTTCGGAACGGACTTCATCCCAAAGGCAAAAGATCTTCTGGGAGCACACGATAATACGCTGCACAGCATCACCCAGCAAAGTGAGAAACAAAGTTTCAGGCTCGGCGTCACCTATCATGGAATAGATCAAAACCTGCCCGAACTTTTACGAATACTAAGCGAGAAGCTTCCCCAATATAGAATGTCCGTCAGCGTGTTAAGTTCGGAGGAACTATATGCAGGACTTGCCCGCCTGAAACTAGATACCATTGTCGCAAAACGACTTACTGGAGACCATAAGGGCCAAAGTCTGTTTAATGGTAAGCTTGTCTGGATGGCCTCTAAGGACTTTGAGTATGAGCCAGACAAACCAGTTCCACTGGTATCTTTGGGCTCACCCTGCTCACTGCGGCAAATGGCGATTAACTCGCTCAACGCGGCTAAAATTCCATGGCAAGAGGTGTTCATTGGGTCAAATGTGTTTGCCGTGAAGGCAGCCATTTCAGCGGGATTGGGCATCGCATGCCTCGAACAAAGGACACTACCAGCAGATTGCAAGGTTCTGCCAGAAAAAATTGGCCTGTCGCCGCTTCCCTTAACTGAGTTTGTGCTGGAAGCAACTTCGTCTGCCAGAAAACAAGACGCATGCATGATCGATGCGATTACCGAATATTTTGAAGCGCAAGAAGGTTAA
- the arsH gene encoding arsenical resistance protein ArsH translates to MDELKSLDQEQFHQVKIEQLGGADKPPHPPRILLLYGSLRERSFSRFVAEESKRLLEALGCEAKIFDPRDLPLPDAVEAEDNEKVQELRKLAMWAEGMIWVSPERHGAMTGIMKAQIDWIPLSVGAVRPTQGKTLAVMQVCGGSQSFNAVNQMRILGRWMRMITIPNQSSVAKAWAEFDENGRMKPSGFYNRIVDVVEELVKFTHLTRSRSDYLVDRYSERVETAQELMKRVNQRSI, encoded by the coding sequence ATGGATGAGTTGAAAAGTTTGGATCAAGAGCAGTTCCATCAAGTTAAAATTGAACAGTTAGGCGGGGCGGATAAACCACCACACCCACCACGAATTTTGCTGCTTTATGGCTCGCTCCGAGAGCGCTCATTCTCACGCTTTGTGGCCGAAGAATCCAAACGCCTGCTTGAGGCGTTGGGTTGCGAAGCAAAGATCTTTGACCCGCGTGATCTGCCTTTGCCCGATGCGGTCGAAGCAGAAGATAACGAAAAGGTGCAAGAGTTGCGTAAACTAGCCATGTGGGCCGAAGGCATGATCTGGGTGTCACCTGAACGACATGGCGCGATGACTGGCATCATGAAAGCGCAAATCGATTGGATTCCGTTGTCCGTTGGTGCTGTTCGCCCCACACAAGGTAAAACACTGGCCGTGATGCAGGTTTGTGGTGGTTCGCAAAGCTTCAACGCTGTGAATCAAATGCGAATTCTTGGCCGTTGGATGCGGATGATTACGATCCCCAATCAATCATCTGTTGCCAAAGCATGGGCAGAGTTTGATGAAAATGGGCGCATGAAGCCATCCGGTTTTTACAATCGCATTGTCGATGTGGTCGAAGAGCTGGTGAAATTCACCCATCTCACCCGAAGCCGGTCCGATTACCTCGTCGACCGCTATTCCGAACGGGTGGAAACAGCTCAGGAGCTAATGAAACGCGTAAATCAACGCTCGATTTAA
- the arsC gene encoding arsenate reductase (glutaredoxin) (This arsenate reductase requires both glutathione and glutaredoxin to convert arsenate to arsenite, after which the efflux transporter formed by ArsA and ArsB can extrude the arsenite from the cell, providing resistance.) produces MSIVIHHNSACGTSRNVLEMIRAAGEEPIVIEYLTEGWTRAQLLALFAAADLTPRQALRTSKSPAEELGLLDESVSDEALLDAMLEHPVLVNRPIVCSPKGVKLCRPSEKVLPLLSGEIGAFTKEDGEIVK; encoded by the coding sequence ATGAGCATTGTAATTCACCATAATTCTGCCTGCGGCACATCTCGCAACGTGTTAGAGATGATTCGCGCTGCTGGCGAAGAACCTATCGTTATTGAATATCTCACCGAAGGCTGGACGCGCGCTCAATTACTGGCGTTGTTTGCAGCGGCAGATCTCACCCCGCGCCAAGCGCTGCGCACATCAAAATCCCCTGCCGAAGAACTGGGGTTGCTCGATGAAAGTGTTTCAGATGAAGCGTTGTTAGACGCCATGCTTGAGCATCCGGTTCTCGTTAACCGTCCGATTGTGTGTTCCCCAAAAGGCGTAAAACTTTGCCGTCCGTCCGAGAAGGTTTTACCCCTGTTGTCAGGTGAGATAGGTGCATTTACCAAAGAAGATGGTGAGATTGTTAAATAA
- a CDS encoding helix-turn-helix transcriptional regulator, with protein sequence MDINTATISFSALSQETRLSVFRLMVKAGDKGMLAGEIGEALNVKQNTMSANLNVLMQAGLLKNKREGRGIRYFIDFQNMGHLLAFLLEDCCGGKPEVCRPAIEKILKCC encoded by the coding sequence ATGGATATAAATACTGCAACCATCTCATTCTCGGCATTATCTCAAGAAACACGATTGAGTGTTTTTCGTCTCATGGTAAAGGCGGGTGATAAGGGTATGCTCGCCGGAGAAATTGGTGAGGCGCTGAATGTTAAACAAAACACTATGTCTGCGAATTTAAACGTATTAATGCAAGCTGGCTTGCTTAAAAACAAGCGAGAAGGGCGAGGAATTCGTTACTTCATAGATTTTCAGAATATGGGACACTTATTGGCTTTCCTATTGGAGGATTGTTGCGGTGGAAAGCCAGAGGTCTGTAGGCCTGCAATTGAGAAGATATTGAAGTGCTGTTGA
- a CDS encoding extensin family protein, giving the protein MFAKVKSIVATTAIIYLIAVASALSEDDLSVPVPADAPLPQVTNPAQAKSKVVSKFKGAQNKPPFTLAAAKRCEAELKKRRIKFILLDKISDPKGCLVERPLKLSALGKGIALSSEITARCEVVLALDDLVSDVAAPSAKLHLDKKLIEIKTSTSYQCRTRYGAKGTKVSEHGFANGIDITGFKFADKKVMPVSPKTGVVSGHALNAAKFQAAVRAGACAYFTTVLGPGTNAAHKDHFHFDLAYRKGGYRLCE; this is encoded by the coding sequence ATGTTCGCAAAAGTTAAGAGTATCGTCGCAACTACCGCTATTATTTATTTGATTGCCGTAGCATCTGCACTATCGGAAGATGACTTGTCAGTACCTGTTCCCGCAGATGCACCTTTACCGCAAGTGACAAATCCAGCTCAAGCAAAGAGTAAGGTGGTTTCAAAGTTTAAAGGTGCTCAAAATAAGCCACCTTTTACCCTCGCGGCTGCAAAAAGATGTGAGGCGGAATTAAAAAAGAGGAGAATTAAATTTATCCTTCTCGATAAGATTAGTGACCCTAAGGGTTGCTTGGTTGAAAGACCACTAAAACTCTCAGCGCTTGGTAAAGGTATCGCCCTTTCAAGTGAAATTACCGCACGATGTGAAGTTGTTCTTGCGCTGGATGACTTAGTTTCTGATGTCGCCGCGCCAAGTGCTAAACTGCATCTCGATAAAAAGTTGATCGAGATAAAAACGTCAACAAGCTACCAGTGCAGAACGCGCTATGGTGCGAAAGGCACCAAAGTCAGCGAACATGGTTTTGCCAATGGGATTGATATTACCGGATTCAAGTTCGCAGATAAAAAAGTGATGCCTGTGTCGCCTAAAACAGGAGTGGTTTCCGGTCATGCTTTGAATGCGGCCAAGTTTCAAGCCGCAGTTCGTGCGGGTGCTTGTGCATATTTTACGACTGTTCTAGGTCCGGGAACCAATGCAGCACATAAAGATCATTTTCATTTTGACCTTGCTTACCGCAAAGGTGGCTATCGTTTGTGCGAGTAA
- the gloB gene encoding hydroxyacylglutathione hydrolase — translation MGLKFYQFASPPMDNYGVLIHAEETGETACVDAGDAAAVMAALDETGWKLSELWVTHHDFDHTDGIAEVKEKTGCHIIGPASQPTGKINGLDQKVSDGDEFSFAGRNVQVLHTPGHTLDLINYYLPDDNTLFASDTMFVMGCGRIKEGTPEQMWNSLQKLMSLPPETIIYCGHEYTQNNVEFALTVDPENEDLKNRSELISALRSQGESTVPTMLSIELATNPFLRVSDKSIRANLNMENATDEQVFTEIRRRKDRF, via the coding sequence ATGGGACTTAAGTTTTATCAGTTTGCATCGCCTCCGATGGACAATTACGGCGTGTTAATTCACGCCGAAGAAACTGGAGAAACAGCATGTGTTGACGCTGGCGATGCGGCGGCCGTCATGGCTGCACTTGATGAAACAGGCTGGAAACTAAGCGAATTGTGGGTCACACATCACGATTTTGACCACACGGATGGTATCGCGGAAGTCAAGGAAAAAACAGGCTGCCACATTATTGGTCCTGCAAGCCAACCAACTGGGAAAATTAATGGTCTCGATCAAAAAGTTTCCGACGGTGATGAATTTTCATTTGCTGGTAGAAATGTTCAAGTTCTGCACACACCGGGGCATACGCTTGATCTGATCAATTATTACCTGCCTGATGATAATACGCTTTTTGCAAGTGACACAATGTTTGTTATGGGTTGCGGTCGCATCAAAGAAGGCACGCCAGAGCAGATGTGGAATAGTTTACAAAAGCTCATGAGCTTGCCGCCGGAAACCATCATTTACTGTGGTCATGAATATACGCAAAATAATGTCGAATTTGCCTTAACCGTTGACCCCGAAAACGAAGATTTAAAAAATCGTAGCGAGTTAATTTCAGCCCTAAGATCACAAGGTGAAAGTACTGTCCCGACAATGCTGAGTATTGAGCTTGCGACGAATCCTTTCTTGCGTGTGTCAGACAAATCTATCCGCGCCAATTTGAATATGGAAAATGCGACCGATGAGCAGGTTTTCACAGAAATCAGACGCCGAAAGGATCGATTCTAG
- a CDS encoding VOC family protein, producing the protein MRYVHTMVRVTNLEDSLDFWCNKMGLIETKRSENEKGKFTLIFLAAPKDHAHAKEHGAPELELTYNWGSKEVYETGRSWGHLAYKVDDIYKTCQDLMDKGVVINRPPRDGRMAFVKSPDNVSIEFIQEGDSLPIQEPWASMENEGSW; encoded by the coding sequence ATGCGCTACGTACACACAATGGTTCGAGTAACTAACCTAGAAGATTCGCTTGATTTTTGGTGTAACAAAATGGGGTTGATAGAGACCAAACGTTCAGAAAACGAGAAGGGCAAGTTTACACTTATTTTTTTGGCGGCCCCAAAAGATCACGCACATGCGAAAGAACATGGTGCTCCTGAATTGGAGCTAACCTATAATTGGGGAAGCAAAGAAGTTTACGAAACCGGGCGCTCCTGGGGGCATTTGGCTTATAAAGTCGATGATATTTACAAAACATGTCAAGATTTGATGGATAAAGGTGTTGTGATCAATCGTCCTCCTCGTGACGGACGTATGGCGTTTGTTAAATCGCCTGACAATGTCTCGATTGAATTTATTCAAGAAGGAGATAGCTTGCCTATTCAGGAGCCTTGGGCTTCAATGGAAAATGAAGGTAGTTGGTAA
- a CDS encoding EAL domain-containing protein encodes MGNFFKTKLGYFSVVLVLSISALFGTKVAYEYFHFKQNKTYLQDLSQRLLVRAELAADYAILALHEANVNAASTCDVESINRLSDILYSRGNIKDIAILDKAGNIRCTAIASESAVADFNLSEKKTFISLNENIKFLEIGTGKNGLIGISWQFENSGLMALINLDTLLFDVFPSDWRDNSVASIGFNSENPIGARDNAMASEKSLVTYSASSSRYPLFVELSVKKEQLITHQRGNELAFIVGGGILGIIFSLLVAQLLSRPDNPVTLIKRGIEGDEFIPFVQPLFDLKSRKIIGGEALMRWVKPDGEMIPPYKFIPIAEDSGLIVQMTRTIIKQTLEQVGDILNRDQSLKISFNIIPADLASDCFVNDLMSIVGCCNVRPEQIVLEITERQEIEDTKKTVEQIKILKDLGFRVALDDTGTGHNGLSYVQDLQADIIKIDKKFVDFISDDGGDEIVQILVQLAKRMKMETIAEGVETEKQAKILTKLGVDQGQGYLIAKPMPPDEFCAQVDKQRAL; translated from the coding sequence ATGGGCAACTTTTTCAAGACTAAGCTGGGATATTTCTCCGTTGTTCTGGTGTTGAGTATATCAGCACTATTTGGCACAAAGGTCGCTTACGAATACTTCCACTTCAAACAAAACAAAACCTATCTTCAAGACCTCAGTCAACGATTGCTTGTAAGGGCAGAACTTGCAGCAGATTACGCAATTTTGGCACTTCATGAGGCGAACGTAAATGCCGCCAGCACATGTGATGTTGAAAGCATAAATCGTCTTTCCGATATTTTATACTCCCGCGGAAATATAAAAGACATTGCAATCCTGGATAAAGCAGGAAACATACGTTGCACCGCGATTGCAAGTGAAAGCGCGGTCGCTGATTTTAACCTGTCTGAGAAAAAGACCTTTATCTCACTTAATGAAAACATCAAGTTTCTGGAAATCGGCACAGGCAAGAATGGACTGATAGGCATATCTTGGCAATTCGAAAACAGCGGTTTGATGGCACTCATAAATCTTGATACATTGCTTTTTGATGTTTTCCCATCTGACTGGCGTGATAATTCCGTTGCCAGCATTGGCTTTAACAGCGAAAATCCAATTGGTGCGCGCGATAATGCGATGGCCTCCGAGAAAAGCCTTGTCACATACAGTGCATCATCTTCACGATATCCGCTCTTTGTCGAGTTATCGGTCAAAAAAGAGCAACTGATTACACATCAACGTGGGAATGAGCTGGCTTTCATTGTTGGTGGCGGCATCTTGGGCATCATATTCAGCTTACTTGTTGCACAACTACTGAGCCGCCCAGATAACCCGGTCACACTCATCAAACGCGGCATCGAAGGAGATGAATTTATTCCGTTCGTTCAACCATTGTTTGATCTAAAGAGCCGCAAAATAATCGGTGGCGAAGCGCTTATGCGTTGGGTCAAACCAGATGGTGAGATGATACCACCATACAAGTTCATACCAATTGCCGAAGATAGCGGCTTAATCGTACAAATGACGCGTACCATCATTAAGCAGACACTTGAACAAGTGGGTGATATTCTTAATCGCGACCAATCGCTTAAAATTTCCTTTAATATTATACCTGCTGATCTGGCCTCAGATTGTTTCGTCAACGATCTTATGAGTATTGTTGGGTGCTGCAATGTTCGCCCGGAACAAATTGTTTTGGAAATAACGGAACGGCAAGAAATTGAAGACACAAAGAAAACGGTTGAACAGATAAAAATATTAAAAGACCTCGGATTTCGTGTCGCGCTTGATGATACTGGAACAGGCCATAACGGGCTTTCTTACGTTCAAGATCTGCAGGCCGACATCATTAAGATTGATAAGAAATTCGTAGACTTCATCTCTGATGATGGGGGTGATGAAATTGTACAAATCCTTGTTCAGCTCGCTAAACGGATGAAAATGGAAACCATTGCCGAAGGTGTTGAGACAGAAAAACAAGCCAAAATCCTTACCAAACTTGGTGTGGATCAAGGGCAAGGTTATCTCATCGCAAAACCAATGCCACCGGATGAATTTTGTGCACAGGTGGATAAACAACGCGCGTTGTAA
- a CDS encoding bifunctional alpha/beta hydrolase/OsmC family protein: MAKVQNIKFNGSLGSSLAAKLHLPDGPTRAYAIFAHCFTCTKDILAARKIADELSKRGIALLRFDFTGLGASAGDFEDTTFTSNIGDILSAADYLRQNYEAPSILIGHSLGGAATLAAANDVPEAKAIATIGAPADADHVIHNFSDHLDEIEVNGLAELKLAGRPFKIKREFVEDLRNQTIAERVSKMNKALMVLHAPNDATVGIENAAEIYTAAKHPKSFVSLDTADHLLSNPKDVAYTAEVIAAWASRYVDYDHVAAQGETVVGVNVTETKEGKFQNAIRVGHHSLIADEPESVGGHDTGPTPYDYLNIALGACTSMTIRMYADFKKIPLNRVSVNVTHDKVHAQDCEACELDDAASGKIDRFERAITLEGDFDEATREKMLKIADKCPVHKTLEANAAIVTKFAD, translated from the coding sequence ATGGCAAAAGTTCAAAACATAAAATTCAATGGATCTTTGGGTTCATCATTGGCTGCTAAGCTACACTTACCTGATGGGCCAACACGTGCTTATGCGATATTTGCTCATTGTTTTACATGCACAAAAGATATTTTAGCAGCACGCAAGATTGCTGATGAGCTTTCCAAACGCGGAATAGCACTCTTGCGATTTGATTTTACCGGATTAGGCGCATCTGCAGGCGACTTTGAAGATACAACATTTACGTCGAACATCGGAGATATTCTATCCGCTGCGGACTACTTACGTCAAAACTACGAAGCTCCATCAATACTGATTGGACATTCGCTTGGCGGGGCAGCAACGCTTGCAGCGGCTAATGATGTGCCTGAAGCAAAAGCCATTGCGACCATTGGTGCCCCTGCCGATGCTGATCATGTCATCCATAATTTCTCAGATCATCTTGATGAGATTGAAGTTAACGGTCTGGCCGAGCTCAAACTCGCCGGTCGACCATTTAAAATCAAACGCGAGTTTGTTGAAGATTTACGCAATCAAACAATTGCCGAACGTGTATCCAAAATGAACAAAGCCCTCATGGTTTTACATGCTCCAAATGATGCTACTGTTGGTATTGAAAATGCGGCAGAAATTTATACAGCTGCAAAACATCCCAAAAGTTTTGTATCACTTGATACCGCAGACCACCTTTTGAGCAACCCGAAAGACGTTGCCTATACTGCAGAAGTTATCGCCGCTTGGGCATCGCGCTACGTTGATTATGATCATGTTGCCGCACAAGGCGAAACGGTCGTTGGCGTTAATGTTACAGAAACCAAAGAAGGCAAATTTCAGAATGCTATTCGAGTTGGGCACCACTCATTGATTGCAGATGAACCTGAAAGCGTTGGCGGGCATGACACTGGCCCAACACCTTATGACTATTTGAATATCGCACTTGGCGCCTGCACATCCATGACCATCCGCATGTATGCTGACTTTAAGAAAATTCCACTGAACCGAGTTTCTGTGAATGTGACACACGATAAGGTTCATGCTCAAGATTGCGAAGCTTGTGAACTTGATGATGCAGCATCCGGCAAAATAGACCGTTTCGAACGCGCAATTACGTTAGAAGGTGATTTCGATGAAGCAACACGAGAAAAGATGCTCAAAATAGCTGACAAATGTCCCGTTCATAAAACGCTTGAAGCAAATGCTGCGATTGTGACTAAGTTCGCTGATTAA
- a CDS encoding antibiotic biosynthesis monooxygenase, producing the protein MVDDNKIYLSGYLDVPAERWDAVMDALPKHIELTMAEAGCISFDVKPCPDTANRLLVAEVFEDQAAFDFHQARNKASVWFQTTLGIARHFNIEVGTP; encoded by the coding sequence ATGGTTGATGATAACAAAATTTATTTGAGCGGTTATTTGGATGTTCCCGCTGAGCGTTGGGATGCTGTTATGGATGCGCTACCAAAGCATATAGAGCTGACTATGGCGGAAGCTGGCTGTATTTCATTTGATGTAAAACCATGCCCGGATACTGCAAACCGTTTGCTTGTTGCGGAGGTCTTCGAGGATCAAGCTGCTTTTGATTTCCATCAGGCGCGCAATAAAGCTTCTGTTTGGTTTCAAACCACGTTGGGCATCGCACGTCATTTCAATATAGAAGTTGGCACACCTTAA